Within Methanobacterium formicicum DSM 3637, the genomic segment TGTTTTCCTCCCACATTGATATTTGCCCCTGCTTCCCAGAGACTGCCGTTGAGACATTTTTTTATAATTGGACCTTTTAACTGATTTTGACCCATTAAAGAATCAAATTTAAATGGATTTCCGGTGTCTTCCTCTAATTTTCCCATAATATCAAATAAATGGCAGAATTTACTTGGTCTGGTAATGGGTGTGCCATCTGGTTTGGTGATAATGGATGCAACTCCAGTGGCTTCTGCAAAAAGATCCTGTATCTCCTGAATATCTTTAAGGTTAAAAAGGTCCTGGAACTTAATTTCTTTGGCATTATCCAGAGGTCTGCTGAGAGCAACAATCCTTTTCTCCAGTGCTTCTTCCATATGTTTTCGCTGGGTTATGTCCCGGGTGACGTAACCAATCCTGTATCCTGTACTGGTTTTTATGGGAAATGCAAGCTGTTCAACATAACGAATTTCACCATCCGGACGTATCATCTCAGTTTCATGAATTTTACTCAGGAATGGTGCTTCCCCAGTTTTCAAGGCATTTAGCTGGAGTTTCATAATGTGTTGCAGTCGATTCAGGGTCTGTCGTCCGGGTGGTGTTAACTGGTATTTTATCTCCCAAAATAATTTACCAAGGACTTCCTCCTTTTTAATGCCACTTATTTGTTCATATCCTTTATTCCATTCAATAACACGTCCCTCTTCATCCAGCAATACAATACCATCTAACGATTGCTGAATAAATGTACGAAACTTTTCTTCACTTTCTTTCAATGCTTCTTCAGTTTTTTTACTCAATGTAATATCTTTAAAAATACACTGGGTTTTTTTAAATTTCCCATCAGCATAGTATTCGATTTTACCTTCGTAAAATACATTGATGATTGAGTTGTCCTTTTTTACCATTTCCAATTCTATACTGTGAAATTTACCAGTGGATAAAAAGATAGGGAACTCCTTCTTGAACATTTCAACATAATCCGGAGCAAGAAATTCACCAAACCATTTTCCTATAACCTCTTCACTGGAGTAACCCATGGTATCTAACCATGCCTGGTTTACTTCTATGAAGTTCCCTGTTTCATTTAGAGATTGATAGGGTAGTGGAATTTTATCATAAAAAGTTTTCAACAGTTCATCATTCAGTGAACTATCATTAAGGTGATTATCTTTATTTAAATTGGAATTATCTTCTTTTAAATCTAATTCTACACTGTTATCTGTTGTGTTATTTTCAGTGATTAACCCTTGCTTGTAAATAGCCAGTTCAATGGCAAATTTCAAATAGTCCAGATTATAATCCTCAGAATCATTTTTTATAAGGTAACCATAATGTGAACTTGCTAAAACCTGTTTTAAAGGGGAATAATCTGATTGCATTATTTTGGTTAAATCAATAACCGGAATAATAGGCGTATTTGAGTTTAAAATAGTTTCATTGATACTGTTTTTACTTTCCATCTGGAAAAAATTTTCCGATGGTATGTTCATCAAAAAAAGATCCACTTTTAATTCTTCAGCTTTCTGGGCTGCTTTTTCACCGTGGAAATCAGTGTAAATTATTTGGTGGCCCATGATTTGGAGGTTGTCTTTCAGTTTCCGCGCTGCACTACTGTTATCATTTACTAGGATTCTGGCCAATATTCCCCCTCACATGAGTAAAAATCTTACTTTAAAACCTATTTTTATTTATGTATATTAATATCTTTCTAATTTTTTTTTGATTATAGGAGGTTTATTGAAAAAAACAGATGAAAAATGGAATAATATTAGTATTTACTATTCGTCAAGGTTTACATCCTCCCTCAGAAAGAATAAACAGTTTTGGATACAAAATTACTGATTTAAAAAAAAATTAAGTAGTGGTGGGGCTTATAAACCCAGAAGGATAATAAGCCCTCCAAAAAAAGATATTTTAAATGAATTCAATGGTTTTTTAGGAGATTAGTGGTGGACCGGTTTACATTGGAATATTTAACATCAGCCACCCATTTATCCTTACATTCGCATTCAAAGTCCTCAGGAATGGTTTGATTAATGTTGGATTGTATGATGGCATCTTTTAATTTTGAATTGCACTTTTTACAATTGTATGGTCCTCTGCGAGTTCCAAATCCTGCAGTATCCATGATTACAGGGATTTGGACCGAGCTTCTCACCCTGCGGATGATTTCCAAAGTACTCCATATCCACGGTGGTTGATATGAACCCCTGCGCCATAAAATTTCCATTAAAGTTCCTTTGTGAATGGTTGAAGGGCAAAAAGACACCCGACCAACCCCAATTTCAGCTGCGTACTGGGCAGATTTCACTGCATCTTCAATTGCCTCACTCTCTGAGGTTAAAATAGGTTTAACTAGTAAATAAGCCTTACCTTCCATTTTGAAATCTGATTTGAGACTTTTAATAACAGTCATGGCCTTTTCAAAATCTTCACGTGTAAATCCCTTGTTTATTCTCTGCAGGCGAATATCATCTGATGCGCTCTCCAGTCCCATGGCCACTTCAAATATTTTCCCGGGAATCAATTGACAGCAATCCCTTAATATTTCTTCATTCACATACTCTGGCCTGGATTCAACCACAACTTCTTCAACATCTTCGTATTGGTTGATGATTTTGAAGATTTCCTGCCGAGCAGTTTCTGGTATTTCCTCTTCATTGAGGAAACTACCGGAGACAAAGATCTTAATGGCAGTTGGTCCTGAAATCTCCTGTTTTTGGATTTGCCTCTGGAACTGCTCTTTAAAAATTTCCACCAGTTCATCACTGGAAACATCTTCCAGGGGGGAGTCCGCAATGTAACTGCACATACTACACCCTCCTGATCCAGCCAGAGCCCAGGCACATCCTGCTGTGGGTAGAACCAGGAATATGGTCCGACCAGGTCCAGAATATAACAAGTCGTCTCCGGACCAGCTGGCAGCTAATTCTTGTGGGGGTCTTTTTTTAACCCGTTTCAGGGCTTTTTTCCTGATATCAGGAAGTAAATTATTTAGGGGTTGCTGATTGTTCATGTGGTTAAAGTTATAGAATTTAAGTTAATATATGTTATAGCAAGAGGTTGAGTTTAAAATTCAATTTTCTTAATAATTTTAGTAATATTGTTTGCAATTTAGCTCAAACTTCAATGATATTTAACTGGAGAACTTCAGGATATAACGGATATTTAACTGGAGAACTTCAGGGTATAATGGAATTAAAGTTATTTAATGTTGGAAATGTTTTATCTGGTGTTATGGGTTGTCTAGGCTATGGGCTTTTAAGGGCTATGGGCTGTTTAAGGCTATTGTTTAAGATTATACCAGTCCTATTGGTTCGTAAGGATGTATACAGTGGCTATGGAATTACTATGGGATAGTTTGTTAAGGGGTGGTTGAACTGGTCCGGAAAATTAAGGTCAAATCTGTTTTAAACAAACAAAAACATGCTGATGAATGGTTCTTGTCGGGTTATTCCTTAAACCCATTCTCAGGGTGCTCTTTTAACTGTGTCTACTGTTACACCAGGGGTAGTAAGTACGGTGAGAACCAGGTCCCGGGTCTGGCAGTTAAGATTAATGCACCCGAAATACTGGTTAAACAGCTTAAAAACAGGGCACGCAAAAGGGAATATGGATTTATCGCTTTCGGTTCAGCTACCGATCCTTACCTGCCAGTGGAGAAGGACCTGAAGATTACACGGGAACTTTTAATGATCATTTTAAGATTTCACTTCCCGGTGAACATTTTAACCCGATCTCCACTGATCTTGAGAGATCTGGATATCCTGGAAAAAATTGGCAAAAAGGCAGTTTTACCTCCTGAACTGGAGAATAAGATGGAAACTGGGGTGGTAACTTCCTTTTCTTTCTCCACCACCGACGAAAATCTCTCCAGAATCTTTGAACCTGGAGCACCATCTCCCCCGGAGCGATTGAAGACCATGAAAGAATGTAAAAAGCAAGGTTTCCTGGTGGGGGCCATATTCATGCCACTTTTACCATTTTTATCAGACACAGAGGAACATTTAGAGGAAATGATTAAAAAAGTTAAAGAAAATGGTGCTGATTTCATCTTAGCCAGTGGATTAACCCTTTTTGGTGAGGAGCCCCAGGACTGTAAAACCCGTTACTACCGTGTTCTGGAGGAGCACTTCCCAGAACTTGTACCTAAAACCAGGGCACTGTTTGGAAATTCCTTTGCACCCTCACGTAGATATCAACAGGAACTTCATCATAGAGTATTTAAACTCTCTAAAAAGTATGGAATTCGTAACAGTGTTTATAAAGAGGGGAATGTGTATGGAAACTGGTTTGAAAAATGATTTGGTTTGAATTATGGAATTTGGGAATTATCCAATTCAAATTAAGGTATTATTCAATTTAAAATAGATTTAAATATCGAATCAGAATTTTAGGGATAAAATAAGATTTTTAGTAGTAATTAGATTTTGGGGGATTAGAATAAGATTTTCAGGAAGGATTAGAATTTTACTAATAGAATCAGAATTATTCAGAAATTTACTGAAAAAATAAAAAAGAAAGGAGTGTTATTAGAAGTTGTCTATAACTTCTCCTAACAGTTTGATGGATTTTTCTTTGTCAGGACCGATTGGGGAACCAGCTACATACTGGGTTACGCCCATTTCTCCGAGAGCTTCGATTTTTGGTACGAAGTCTGCTGGGGTTCCTA encodes:
- a CDS encoding PocR ligand-binding domain-containing protein, translated to MARILVNDNSSAARKLKDNLQIMGHQIIYTDFHGEKAAQKAEELKVDLFLMNIPSENFFQMESKNSINETILNSNTPIIPVIDLTKIMQSDYSPLKQVLASSHYGYLIKNDSEDYNLDYLKFAIELAIYKQGLITENNTTDNSVELDLKEDNSNLNKDNHLNDSSLNDELLKTFYDKIPLPYQSLNETGNFIEVNQAWLDTMGYSSEEVIGKWFGEFLAPDYVEMFKKEFPIFLSTGKFHSIELEMVKKDNSIINVFYEGKIEYYADGKFKKTQCIFKDITLSKKTEEALKESEEKFRTFIQQSLDGIVLLDEEGRVIEWNKGYEQISGIKKEEVLGKLFWEIKYQLTPPGRQTLNRLQHIMKLQLNALKTGEAPFLSKIHETEMIRPDGEIRYVEQLAFPIKTSTGYRIGYVTRDITQRKHMEEALEKRIVALSRPLDNAKEIKFQDLFNLKDIQEIQDLFAEATGVASIITKPDGTPITRPSKFCHLFDIMGKLEEDTGNPFKFDSLMGQNQLKGPIIKKCLNGSLWEAGANINVGGKHIANWLIGQVRDESSDPEQIRIYTQKIGADPAECIKAFLEIPVMSKKQFRKVSQVLFAFANQLSSLAYQNIQQTRFISERQQAEENLQKSLREKETLNQVITQLVGTSQTSEIYHIMGEAIKELLPSSYVIISGMTHDEKKINLVESFGFEKYLDEIRNILEIDLFKNKFPENLNGINNYFSGHLTESTEEVYNLAFRKMSPKTFRMIERVLNIGKVYNMGFYCNSHHYGGLSIALPKNQPLEHEETIETIVNQASMALQRSFAEKAIKESLEEKEVLLREIHHRVKNNMQIINSLLSLQSQHVEGEETMDVLKESQGRVRSMAMIHEKLYQSPNLTKIDFKDYIEKLASNLIYTYQVETRNIEQVFEVKDVEMNIDTAIPCGLIINELVTNSLKYAFPQSESNGNGIIKIELNQLEDQFKLVISDNGVGLPAHIQPENTETLGLQLVNSLVDQLEGTLEIDRIKGTKFTIIFSELNYKERI
- a CDS encoding archaeosine biosynthesis radical SAM protein RaSEA, with translation MNNQQPLNNLLPDIRKKALKRVKKRPPQELAASWSGDDLLYSGPGRTIFLVLPTAGCAWALAGSGGCSMCSYIADSPLEDVSSDELVEIFKEQFQRQIQKQEISGPTAIKIFVSGSFLNEEEIPETARQEIFKIINQYEDVEEVVVESRPEYVNEEILRDCCQLIPGKIFEVAMGLESASDDIRLQRINKGFTREDFEKAMTVIKSLKSDFKMEGKAYLLVKPILTSESEAIEDAVKSAQYAAEIGVGRVSFCPSTIHKGTLMEILWRRGSYQPPWIWSTLEIIRRVRSSVQIPVIMDTAGFGTRRGPYNCKKCNSKLKDAIIQSNINQTIPEDFECECKDKWVADVKYSNVNRSTTNLLKNH
- a CDS encoding radical SAM protein translates to MVELVRKIKVKSVLNKQKHADEWFLSGYSLNPFSGCSFNCVYCYTRGSKYGENQVPGLAVKINAPEILVKQLKNRARKREYGFIAFGSATDPYLPVEKDLKITRELLMIILRFHFPVNILTRSPLILRDLDILEKIGKKAVLPPELENKMETGVVTSFSFSTTDENLSRIFEPGAPSPPERLKTMKECKKQGFLVGAIFMPLLPFLSDTEEHLEEMIKKVKENGADFILASGLTLFGEEPQDCKTRYYRVLEEHFPELVPKTRALFGNSFAPSRRYQQELHHRVFKLSKKYGIRNSVYKEGNVYGNWFEK